In Flavobacterium sp. N1736, the following are encoded in one genomic region:
- a CDS encoding sialidase family protein — MKIIKLAIVLFGLFLLGSCKSALEKKTWKEGILVDEFIYDKAPYPSCHAATIVEATNGDLVASWFGGTHERHPDVCIYVSIKPKGSDKWTQGVQVADGVMKEGPRLPTWNPVLYQIPGGDLMLFYKIGPKPSEWWGVIRTSSDNGKTWSEAKNMPSKDFLGPIKNKPVLLSNGTLLCPSSIEGDGWRLRMETSPDFGKTWVLGDTLSRGKNKINAIQPSILFHKDGSIQAIGRTRNRAIFSTFSKDNGKTWSDIELIGLPNNNSGTDAVTLKNGKHLLVYNHVLPPGTEAKGPRTPLNVSISDDGINWKAALVLEDSKVSQYSYPSMIQSSDGMVHIVYTWRREKIKYVKIDPSKLKAIPIKNGIWPGDENKTVTAVKAEEE, encoded by the coding sequence ATGAAGATCATAAAATTGGCAATTGTCTTGTTTGGACTTTTCCTTTTAGGAAGCTGTAAATCTGCATTAGAGAAAAAAACGTGGAAAGAAGGAATTTTAGTCGACGAATTTATATACGATAAAGCACCTTATCCGTCTTGTCACGCCGCTACAATTGTCGAGGCTACAAACGGCGATTTGGTCGCTTCATGGTTTGGAGGAACGCACGAAAGACATCCTGACGTTTGTATTTATGTAAGTATTAAACCAAAAGGCAGCGATAAATGGACACAAGGCGTTCAGGTTGCTGATGGCGTGATGAAAGAAGGACCCAGATTGCCAACATGGAATCCGGTTTTATATCAAATTCCGGGTGGCGATTTGATGCTTTTTTACAAAATAGGACCAAAACCATCTGAATGGTGGGGCGTAATCAGAACTTCATCTGATAACGGAAAAACATGGTCTGAGGCTAAAAATATGCCAAGTAAAGATTTTCTTGGACCAATCAAAAACAAACCTGTTTTATTAAGCAACGGCACTTTATTATGTCCGTCAAGTATTGAAGGCGACGGTTGGAGACTTCGTATGGAAACTTCTCCTGATTTCGGCAAAACATGGGTTTTAGGCGATACACTTTCAAGAGGAAAAAATAAAATAAACGCCATTCAGCCCAGTATTCTTTTTCATAAAGATGGAAGTATTCAGGCGATTGGAAGAACCAGAAACAGAGCAATTTTCAGCACTTTCTCAAAAGATAACGGAAAAACATGGTCGGATATTGAGTTAATTGGTTTGCCAAATAACAACTCAGGAACGGACGCCGTAACGCTTAAAAACGGAAAACATTTGTTGGTTTACAATCACGTTTTACCTCCGGGAACAGAAGCAAAAGGACCAAGAACGCCTTTGAATGTTTCTATTTCTGATGATGGAATTAACTGGAAAGCGGCGTTGGTTTTAGAAGATTCTAAAGTGAGTCAATATTCATATCCATCAATGATTCAGAGTTCTGACGGAATGGTGCATATTGTTTATACGTGGAGAAGAGAAAAAATCAAATACGTAAAAATCGATCCAAGTAAACTAAAAGCAATTCCTATCAAAAACGGAATCTGGCCTGGCGATGAAAACAAAACTGTAACTGCTGTAAAGGCAGAAGAAGAGTAA
- a CDS encoding MGH1-like glycoside hydrolase domain-containing protein, with amino-acid sequence MLHHFKYKIIAFIILISALNTSCKSGAGQSNQGKAAVLKEKNFKHYVDYFNTMEDENLKFAIPNDSAWTWMEKNIPLFECPQQNFEEIYYFRWWSARKHIKKTPQGYAITEFLVDRSYADKYNMISCALGHHINEFRWIHNPEYLEQDVHLWFRGNDGKPMKKLRTFSSWTADALYNRYLVNKDDKFLLDIYSDLVAEYSAWEGDRKRKDGLFWQFDVKDGMEESLSGARKFRNARPTINSYMFGNATALAKISKLKGDAKQESYFEAKADTLQKLVETKLWNPKSEFFETFTEKDTLAQVREAIGFIPWYFNLPQKDKGFEKAWEQIKDEKGFSAPFGLTTAERRSPRFRTHGTGTCEWDGAIWPFASSQTLTALANVLNNYNQNFVAKTDYFKQMSLYVESQYFHGRPYLGEYLDETTGYWLMGERERSRYYNHSTFNDLVITGLVGLRPRADEKIEVNPLIPQEKWDWFCLDNVLYHGNIITILWDKTGEKYHKGKGFRIFKNGKEIAVSERLEKLVSE; translated from the coding sequence ATGTTACATCATTTTAAATACAAAATAATCGCATTCATAATCTTGATTTCGGCTTTAAATACAAGTTGTAAATCCGGAGCAGGACAATCAAATCAGGGAAAAGCGGCTGTTTTAAAAGAAAAAAACTTCAAACATTATGTTGATTATTTCAATACGATGGAAGACGAGAATTTAAAATTTGCGATTCCGAATGATTCTGCGTGGACCTGGATGGAAAAAAATATTCCGTTATTTGAATGTCCGCAGCAAAATTTTGAAGAGATTTATTATTTTAGATGGTGGAGCGCGCGAAAACATATCAAAAAAACACCTCAGGGTTATGCCATTACAGAATTTTTAGTTGATCGTTCTTATGCCGATAAATACAATATGATTAGTTGCGCTTTGGGACATCATATTAATGAATTTAGATGGATTCATAATCCGGAATATTTGGAGCAGGATGTGCATTTATGGTTTAGAGGAAATGACGGCAAGCCCATGAAAAAGCTCAGAACGTTTAGCAGTTGGACGGCAGATGCTTTGTACAATCGTTATTTGGTCAATAAAGATGATAAGTTTTTACTGGATATATATTCGGATTTGGTTGCAGAATATTCGGCTTGGGAAGGCGACAGAAAACGCAAAGACGGATTGTTTTGGCAGTTTGACGTGAAAGACGGAATGGAAGAATCGTTAAGCGGTGCGAGAAAATTTAGAAATGCACGCCCAACCATTAATAGTTATATGTTTGGAAACGCAACAGCTTTGGCGAAAATTTCGAAGCTAAAAGGCGATGCAAAACAGGAAAGTTATTTTGAAGCTAAAGCTGATACACTTCAAAAATTGGTAGAAACAAAACTGTGGAATCCGAAAAGTGAATTCTTTGAAACGTTTACAGAAAAAGATACTTTAGCGCAGGTTAGAGAAGCGATTGGTTTTATTCCATGGTATTTTAATTTGCCGCAAAAAGACAAAGGTTTCGAAAAAGCCTGGGAACAAATTAAGGATGAAAAAGGATTTTCGGCTCCGTTTGGGTTAACAACCGCAGAACGAAGAAGTCCGCGTTTTAGAACTCACGGAACGGGAACTTGTGAATGGGACGGAGCGATTTGGCCATTTGCGAGTTCGCAAACCTTAACCGCTTTGGCAAATGTTTTGAATAATTACAATCAGAATTTTGTTGCTAAAACGGATTATTTCAAACAAATGAGTTTGTATGTAGAATCGCAATATTTTCACGGAAGACCATATTTGGGAGAATATCTGGATGAAACTACAGGATATTGGTTGATGGGCGAAAGAGAGCGCAGCCGTTATTACAATCATTCGACTTTTAATGATTTGGTGATTACAGGTTTGGTTGGTTTACGTCCAAGAGCTGATGAAAAAATAGAAGTGAATCCCTTGATTCCGCAAGAAAAGTGGGATTGGTTTTGTTTGGATAATGTTTTGTATCACGGCAATATCATTACGATTCTTTGGGATAAAACCGGAGAGAAATATCATAAAGGAAAAGGTTTCAGGATCTTTAAAAACGGTAAGGAAATTGCGGTTTCTGAGAGATTGGAGAAATTGGTTTCGGAATAA
- a CDS encoding sugar phosphate isomerase/epimerase family protein: MKSTYIQKNLIIAMLVVLATTFNSCATAQSSKNKERYKVAVCDWMILKRQKLGAFGLASEIKADGIELDMGGLGNRPTFDSKLGDPVERQKFLDKSKELHVGISSIAMSGFYAQSFAKRENIAPMIEDCIKTMKDMKVKVAYLPLGTESDLVKNPELRPVIVERLKWAGKQVGKIGGVIAIETSLNATEEKKLLEEIDSKYIKSSFNFANAADNGRDIPSELKILGKKHLAQIHASNTDKVWLENDMMINMPEIKKTLDEMKWSGWLIVERSRDVTQVHNVKVNYGANVAYLKKIFQD; encoded by the coding sequence ATGAAGTCAACTTATATTCAGAAAAATTTAATTATTGCAATGCTTGTTGTTTTAGCGACTACTTTCAATAGTTGTGCAACAGCTCAGTCATCAAAAAATAAAGAGCGTTATAAAGTTGCAGTTTGCGACTGGATGATTTTAAAAAGACAAAAATTAGGCGCTTTTGGTTTGGCAAGCGAAATCAAAGCCGACGGAATAGAACTGGACATGGGTGGTTTAGGAAATAGACCAACTTTTGATAGCAAATTAGGTGATCCTGTTGAAAGGCAAAAATTTCTTGATAAGTCTAAAGAATTGCATGTGGGAATCAGTTCTATTGCCATGTCCGGATTCTATGCGCAGTCTTTTGCAAAAAGAGAAAACATCGCACCAATGATCGAAGATTGTATAAAAACAATGAAAGACATGAAAGTTAAAGTGGCATATCTTCCGTTAGGAACTGAAAGCGATTTGGTGAAAAATCCGGAATTACGCCCTGTAATTGTCGAAAGATTAAAATGGGCGGGAAAACAAGTGGGTAAAATAGGCGGTGTAATTGCAATCGAAACTTCGTTGAATGCAACAGAAGAGAAAAAATTATTGGAAGAAATAGATTCTAAATACATTAAAAGTTCGTTCAATTTTGCAAATGCCGCAGATAACGGAAGAGATATTCCATCAGAATTAAAAATATTAGGCAAAAAACATTTAGCACAAATTCATGCTTCAAACACAGATAAAGTCTGGCTTGAAAATGACATGATGATCAATATGCCTGAAATCAAAAAAACACTCGACGAAATGAAATGGAGTGGTTGGCTTATTGTAGAACGTTCGAGAGATGTAACTCAGGTTCATAATGTAAAAGTCAATTACGGCGCAAATGTCGCTTATTTGAAAAAGATTTTTCAGGATTAA
- a CDS encoding glycoside hydrolase family 78 protein has product MKKFFLHLIIIISLFTLSAKAQNKISVTNLQCEMLTNPEGIDVVQPRLSWQINAEINDVKQTAYQIIVASTLENLNVNNADLWDSGKIESDDSVNIIYNGKKLGDRQNAFWKVISWTNKGEIQSKETAHFSMGILNYADWKSTRWIGYEKASPGDSISQYSKLSARYLRKEINLKKQVKSAKVYIMGLGLYELYINGNKIGDQVLAPVPTDYTKNVKYNVFDVTSQLKEGKNMLGTILGNGRFFTMRQDYKPYKIKTFGYPKMALQLFVEYTDGTKEVIRTDDTWKVTTNGPILSNNEYDGEEYDARKEMKSWNTTNFDDKKWFTAEYVQEPGGFYEAQMSANMKIMDEVKPVSIKQTPKGTYILDMGQNMVGWLQLKVKGKSGDKITLKFAESLQANGSLYIDNLRDARTTDVYTLKGEGEEIWEPRFIFHGFRFVEVSGFPTKPTVDNFVGKVVYDNIKTTGTFESSDATMNQIFKNAYWGIRGNYKGMPIDCPQRNERQPWLGDRTTGAYGESFIFDNQTLYAKWLDDIKNAQTADGGIPDVAPAFWRYYGDNVTWPGTYITVADMLYQQFGDKKVIEKHYPSMKKWVVYMEQNYLVKDLMTKDKYGDWCVPPESLELIHSKDSARTTNGELIASAFYYHLLQKMKKFATINGTNQDDIKYYDSLSERVKTAFNAKFFNPEKNNYANNTVTANLLPLTFGMVPENLEKKVFENIVHEVEVTYKGHISTGVIGTQFLMRTLSKFGRPDLSYKLASNDTYPSWGYMAKNGATTIWELWNGNTADPKMNSQNHVMLLGDLLIWYYENIAGIKSNPETPGFKQIIMKPDFEVGLTYVNASYESIYGLIKSNWKKSKKALVWNITIPANTSAIVYLPTNNVLAVSINKHKLDKISDLYKIENKNIVLTLKSGSYLLSVK; this is encoded by the coding sequence ATGAAAAAGTTTTTTTTACATCTAATAATAATCATCTCACTTTTTACACTTTCGGCGAAAGCCCAAAATAAAATCAGTGTTACTAATTTGCAATGCGAAATGCTGACCAATCCGGAAGGAATTGATGTTGTGCAGCCAAGATTGAGCTGGCAGATAAATGCAGAAATAAATGATGTAAAACAAACGGCTTATCAAATTATTGTGGCTTCGACTTTAGAAAATCTAAACGTGAATAATGCTGATTTATGGGATAGCGGGAAAATTGAAAGTGATGATTCTGTCAACATTATTTATAACGGTAAAAAACTGGGCGACAGACAAAATGCTTTTTGGAAGGTAATTAGCTGGACAAATAAAGGAGAAATTCAGTCGAAAGAAACGGCCCATTTTAGCATGGGAATTTTAAATTATGCCGACTGGAAATCAACGCGCTGGATTGGTTATGAAAAAGCTTCTCCGGGTGATAGTATTTCGCAATATTCGAAATTATCGGCGAGATATCTTCGAAAAGAAATCAACTTAAAAAAGCAGGTCAAAAGCGCCAAAGTCTACATTATGGGCTTGGGACTTTATGAATTGTATATTAACGGAAATAAAATTGGCGATCAGGTTTTGGCGCCCGTTCCTACGGATTATACCAAGAATGTAAAATACAATGTTTTTGATGTGACTTCTCAATTAAAAGAAGGCAAAAATATGTTGGGAACGATTTTAGGAAACGGACGTTTTTTTACGATGCGTCAGGATTATAAACCATACAAAATTAAAACTTTTGGTTACCCGAAAATGGCTTTGCAGTTGTTTGTAGAATATACCGATGGAACTAAGGAAGTTATCAGAACCGATGATACCTGGAAAGTAACCACAAACGGACCCATTTTATCGAACAATGAATATGACGGCGAAGAATACGACGCACGTAAAGAAATGAAAAGTTGGAACACGACCAATTTTGATGATAAAAAGTGGTTTACAGCAGAATATGTTCAGGAACCGGGCGGTTTTTATGAAGCGCAAATGTCGGCAAACATGAAAATAATGGACGAGGTAAAACCTGTTTCCATTAAACAAACACCAAAAGGAACTTATATTCTCGATATGGGGCAAAACATGGTAGGTTGGCTTCAATTGAAAGTAAAAGGAAAAAGCGGTGATAAAATCACTTTGAAATTTGCCGAATCTTTGCAAGCAAACGGATCTTTATATATTGACAATTTGCGCGATGCGAGAACAACAGATGTTTATACTTTAAAAGGCGAAGGCGAAGAAATTTGGGAACCACGTTTTATATTTCACGGATTTCGTTTTGTAGAAGTTTCAGGATTTCCAACAAAACCAACTGTAGATAATTTTGTTGGAAAAGTAGTTTACGACAATATTAAAACTACGGGAACTTTTGAATCTTCGGACGCGACAATGAACCAAATTTTTAAAAATGCATATTGGGGAATTCGCGGAAATTATAAAGGAATGCCAATCGATTGTCCGCAACGAAATGAGCGCCAGCCTTGGTTAGGCGACAGAACGACCGGAGCGTATGGCGAAAGTTTTATATTCGATAATCAGACTTTGTATGCAAAATGGCTCGACGATATTAAAAATGCACAAACGGCAGATGGTGGAATTCCGGATGTTGCGCCGGCATTTTGGCGTTATTACGGCGATAATGTAACCTGGCCGGGAACTTATATTACGGTTGCCGATATGTTATACCAGCAATTTGGAGATAAAAAAGTAATCGAAAAACATTATCCGTCCATGAAAAAATGGGTGGTTTATATGGAACAGAATTATTTGGTTAAGGATTTAATGACCAAAGACAAATACGGAGACTGGTGCGTTCCTCCGGAATCTTTAGAATTAATTCATTCGAAAGATTCAGCACGAACCACAAATGGCGAATTAATTGCCAGCGCTTTTTACTATCATTTATTACAAAAAATGAAAAAGTTTGCGACAATTAACGGAACGAATCAAGACGATATTAAATATTACGATTCCCTTTCTGAAAGAGTAAAAACAGCCTTTAATGCCAAGTTTTTTAATCCCGAAAAAAATAATTACGCGAATAATACTGTAACAGCAAACTTGCTTCCGCTGACATTTGGGATGGTTCCTGAAAACTTAGAAAAGAAGGTATTTGAAAACATTGTTCACGAAGTCGAAGTCACGTACAAAGGTCATATTAGTACGGGAGTTATTGGAACTCAGTTTTTAATGCGAACCTTATCTAAATTTGGAAGACCGGATTTGAGTTATAAACTCGCCTCAAACGATACCTACCCAAGTTGGGGATATATGGCTAAAAATGGCGCCACAACTATTTGGGAATTATGGAACGGAAATACCGCCGATCCTAAAATGAATTCGCAAAATCATGTCATGCTTTTGGGTGATTTATTGATTTGGTATTACGAAAATATTGCCGGAATTAAGAGTAATCCTGAAACTCCTGGTTTCAAACAAATTATCATGAAACCCGATTTTGAAGTAGGATTAACCTATGTAAATGCATCTTACGAATCTATTTATGGATTGATAAAAAGTAATTGGAAAAAAAGTAAAAAAGCTTTGGTTTGGAATATTACCATTCCAGCTAATACGTCTGCTATCGTATATCTTCCAACAAATAATGTTTTGGCTGTTTCAATCAACAAACATAAATTAGATAAAATTTCAGATTTGTATAAAATTGAAAATAAAAATATTGTCCTGACTTTGAAATCGGGTTCGTATCTTTTGAGTGTGAAATAG